The following are from one region of the Streptococcus sp. 1643 genome:
- the parE gene encoding DNA topoisomerase IV subunit B produces MSKKEININNYNDDAIQVLEGLDAVRKRPGMYIGSTDGAGLHHLVWEIVDNAVDEALSGFGDRIDVTINKDGSLTVQDHGRGMPTGMHAMGIPTVEVIFTILHAGGKFGQGGYKTSGGLHGVGSSVVNALSSWLEVEITRDGTVYKQRFENGGKPVTTLQKVGTAAKSKTGTKVTFMPDASIFSTTDFKYNTISERLNESAFLLKNVTLSLTDKRTEEAIEFHYENGVQDFVSYLNEDKETLTPVLYFEGEDNGFQVEVALQYNDGFSDNILSFVNNVRTKDGGTHETGLKSAITKVMNDYARKTGLLKEKDKNLEGSDYREGLAAVLSILVPEEHLQFEGQTKDKLGSPLARPIVDSIVAEKLTFFLMENGELASNLIRKAIKARDAREAARKARDESRNGKKNKKDKGLLSGKLTPAQSKNPAKNELYLVEGDSAGGSAKQGRDRKFQAILPLRGKVINTAKAKMADILKNEEINTMIYTIGAGVGADFSIEDANYDKIIIMTDADTDGAHIQTLLLTFFYRYMRPLVEAGHVYIALPPLYKMSKGKGKKEEVVYAWTDGELEELRKQFGKGATLQRYKGLGEMNADQLWETTMNPETRTLIRVTIEDLARAERRVNVLMGDKVEPRRKWIEDNVKFTLEEATVF; encoded by the coding sequence GTGTCAAAAAAGGAAATCAATATTAATAACTACAATGATGACGCCATTCAGGTGCTAGAAGGGTTGGATGCAGTCCGTAAACGTCCGGGGATGTATATCGGATCAACTGACGGTGCCGGTCTCCATCACCTAGTCTGGGAAATTGTGGACAATGCAGTCGATGAGGCCTTGTCTGGATTTGGTGACCGTATTGATGTGACCATTAATAAAGACGGCAGTTTAACGGTTCAAGACCATGGTCGTGGGATGCCAACTGGGATGCACGCCATGGGAATTCCAACTGTTGAGGTTATCTTTACCATTCTCCACGCTGGAGGAAAATTCGGTCAAGGCGGCTATAAGACATCTGGTGGTCTCCACGGGGTGGGATCTTCAGTCGTTAATGCCCTATCAAGTTGGCTGGAAGTTGAAATCACCCGTGATGGAACAGTCTATAAGCAACGTTTTGAAAATGGTGGGAAACCAGTAACAACTCTTCAAAAGGTTGGGACAGCAGCTAAGTCGAAGACAGGTACCAAGGTGACCTTCATGCCAGATGCCAGTATCTTTTCTACGACAGACTTCAAGTACAATACCATTTCAGAGCGCCTCAATGAGTCAGCATTTCTCTTGAAAAATGTGACCTTGTCTCTAACTGACAAGCGAACAGAAGAAGCGATCGAGTTTCACTATGAAAATGGGGTGCAGGACTTTGTTTCTTACCTCAACGAAGACAAGGAAACCTTGACGCCAGTTCTATACTTTGAAGGCGAAGACAATGGATTTCAAGTGGAAGTTGCCCTCCAGTACAATGATGGATTTTCAGATAATATTCTATCTTTTGTCAATAACGTTCGCACGAAGGATGGGGGGACGCACGAGACAGGACTCAAGTCAGCCATTACCAAGGTCATGAATGACTACGCTCGTAAGACAGGTCTTCTCAAGGAAAAAGATAAAAATCTTGAAGGATCAGACTATCGTGAGGGACTTGCTGCCGTCCTTTCTATCCTAGTTCCGGAAGAACACCTCCAGTTTGAAGGACAGACTAAGGACAAACTAGGCAGTCCACTGGCTCGCCCGATTGTTGATAGCATTGTCGCAGAAAAATTAACTTTCTTCCTCATGGAAAATGGAGAACTAGCTTCCAATCTCATCCGCAAGGCTATCAAGGCTCGTGACGCTCGTGAAGCAGCACGTAAAGCGCGTGATGAAAGCCGAAATGGAAAGAAAAATAAAAAAGATAAGGGATTATTGTCTGGTAAGTTGACTCCGGCCCAGTCCAAGAATCCAGCCAAGAACGAACTCTATCTGGTCGAGGGAGACTCTGCCGGTGGCTCTGCCAAACAAGGTCGTGACCGTAAATTCCAGGCTATCTTGCCCCTTCGTGGTAAGGTGATTAATACAGCCAAGGCTAAGATGGCGGATATCCTTAAAAATGAAGAAATCAACACTATGATTTATACCATCGGAGCGGGTGTCGGAGCAGACTTCTCTATTGAAGATGCCAACTATGATAAGATCATTATCATGACCGATGCGGACACCGATGGTGCCCATATCCAGACCTTGCTCTTGACATTTTTCTACCGCTACATGCGTCCCCTAGTTGAGGCAGGCCATGTCTATATCGCCCTTCCGCCTCTTTACAAGATGTCCAAAGGGAAAGGAAAGAAAGAAGAAGTGGTCTACGCTTGGACGGACGGAGAGCTAGAAGAACTCCGCAAGCAGTTTGGCAAAGGCGCCACCCTCCAACGATATAAAGGTCTTGGTGAGATGAACGCGGACCAACTCTGGGAAACAACCATGAATCCAGAAACCCGTACTCTTATCCGTGTTACAATCGAAGACCTAGCACGCGCAGAACGTCGCGTAAACGTCCTCATGGGAGACAAGGTCGAACCACGCCGTAAGTGGATTGAGGATAATGTCAAGTTTACGCTGGAAGAAGCGACAGTGTTTTAA
- a CDS encoding ABC transporter permease, producing the protein MSITTLLTLLVSSMLIYSAPLIFTSIGGVFSERGGVVNVGLEGIMVMGAFSGVVFNLEFAEQLGAATPWISLLVAGIVGAIFSLIHAVATVHFRADHVVSGTVLNLMAPALAVFLVKVLYNKGQTDNLSQTFGRFDFPVLADIPVIGDIFFKSTSLLGYLAIAFSFLAWFILFKTRFGLRLRSVGEHPQAADTLGINVYMMRYLGVIISGFLGGIGGAIYAQSISVNFSVTTIVGPGFIALAAMIFGKWNPIGAMLSSLFFGLSQSLAVIGSQLPFLQGVPAVYLQIAPYVLTILVLAAFFGKAVAPKADGINYIKSK; encoded by the coding sequence ATGTCTATTACAACATTGCTCACCCTCTTGGTCTCTTCTATGCTGATTTACTCAGCACCACTTATTTTTACGAGTATCGGAGGAGTTTTCTCTGAACGTGGTGGTGTCGTTAACGTCGGTCTTGAAGGAATTATGGTTATGGGAGCCTTTTCTGGGGTTGTCTTTAACCTTGAGTTTGCAGAACAACTTGGAGCAGCGACTCCTTGGATTTCCTTGTTAGTTGCTGGTATCGTGGGAGCTATTTTCTCCCTCATCCATGCTGTCGCAACGGTTCATTTCCGTGCAGACCATGTTGTCAGTGGTACAGTATTGAACTTGATGGCTCCTGCCCTAGCAGTTTTCTTGGTTAAAGTTCTTTATAACAAAGGGCAAACGGATAACTTAAGCCAGACTTTTGGACGTTTTGATTTCCCAGTTTTGGCTGATATCCCTGTGATTGGAGATATCTTCTTCAAGTCAACAAGTCTTCTTGGCTACTTGGCCATTGCCTTCTCATTCCTTGCTTGGTTTATCCTCTTCAAGACCCGATTTGGTCTTCGCCTTCGCTCTGTCGGGGAACACCCTCAAGCAGCGGATACCTTGGGGATCAATGTCTACATGATGCGATATCTTGGAGTTATTATTTCAGGTTTCCTTGGGGGAATTGGGGGAGCGATTTATGCTCAATCCATTTCAGTTAACTTCTCAGTGACAACTATTGTCGGTCCTGGATTTATCGCTCTTGCTGCGATGATCTTTGGTAAATGGAACCCAATCGGTGCTATGCTTTCTAGTCTTTTCTTTGGACTTTCACAAAGTTTGGCAGTTATCGGTTCTCAATTGCCTTTCCTACAAGGAGTGCCAGCGGTTTACCTTCAAATCGCACCTTATGTCTTGACCATCCTTGTCTTAGCAGCCTTCTTTGGAAAAGCAGTCGCACCTAAGGCAGACGGTATCAACTACATCAAATCAAAATAA
- a CDS encoding BMP family protein, translating to MNKKQWLGLGLVAVAAVGLAACGNRSSRNAASSSSEMKTKAAIVTDTGGVDDKSFNQSAWEGLQDWGKEHNLSKDKGYTYFQSTSEADYANNLQQAAGSYNLIFGVGFALHNAVEEAAKDHSDLNYVLIDDVIEGQKNVASVRFADNEAAYLAGVAAAKTTKTKQVGFVGGIESEVISRFAAGFKAGVESVDPSIKVQVDYAGSFGDAAKGKTIAAAQYAAGADVVYQAAGGTGAGVFAEAKSLNENKNENEKVWVIGVDRDQAAEGKYTSKDGKESNFVLVSTLKQVGTTVKDIANKTEKGEFPGGQVIVYSLKDKGVELAVTNLSEEGKKAVEDAKAKILDGSVKVPEK from the coding sequence ATGAACAAGAAACAATGGCTAGGCCTTGGTCTAGTTGCAGTAGCAGCAGTTGGACTTGCTGCATGTGGTAACCGCTCTTCTCGTAACGCAGCTTCATCTTCATCAGAAATGAAGACCAAAGCAGCAATCGTAACAGATACTGGTGGTGTTGATGATAAATCATTTAACCAATCAGCTTGGGAAGGTTTGCAAGACTGGGGTAAAGAACACAATCTTTCTAAAGATAAAGGTTACACTTACTTCCAATCAACAAGCGAAGCAGACTATGCTAACAACTTGCAACAAGCGGCTGGAAGTTACAACCTGATCTTCGGTGTTGGTTTTGCCCTTCACAATGCAGTTGAGGAAGCAGCGAAAGACCACTCTGACCTAAACTATGTCTTGATTGATGATGTGATTGAAGGTCAAAAGAATGTTGCGAGCGTAAGATTTGCGGATAACGAAGCAGCTTACCTTGCTGGTGTTGCAGCAGCTAAAACAACTAAAACAAAACAAGTTGGTTTTGTAGGTGGTATCGAATCTGAAGTTATTTCACGTTTTGCAGCTGGATTCAAAGCTGGTGTTGAATCAGTAGACCCATCTATCAAAGTCCAAGTTGACTACGCTGGTTCATTTGGTGATGCTGCCAAAGGTAAAACAATCGCAGCAGCTCAATACGCTGCCGGTGCAGACGTTGTCTACCAAGCAGCTGGAGGTACAGGTGCTGGTGTCTTTGCTGAAGCAAAATCATTGAACGAAAACAAAAATGAAAACGAAAAAGTTTGGGTTATCGGTGTAGACCGTGACCAAGCAGCAGAAGGTAAATACACTTCTAAAGATGGTAAAGAATCTAACTTCGTTCTTGTATCTACATTGAAACAAGTTGGTACAACTGTAAAAGATATTGCCAACAAAACAGAAAAAGGTGAATTCCCTGGTGGACAAGTGATTGTTTACTCATTGAAAGATAAAGGGGTTGAGCTAGCAGTAACAAACCTTTCAGAAGAAGGTAAAAAAGCTGTTGAAGATGCAAAAGCTAAAATCCTTGACGGAAGCGTAAAAGTTCCTGAAAAATAA
- the plsY gene encoding glycerol-3-phosphate 1-O-acyltransferase PlsY has product MMTFVLLILAYLLGSIPSGLWIGQVFFQTNLREHGSGNTGTTNTFRILGKKAGMATFVIDFFKGTLATLLPILFHQQGVSPLVFGLLAVIGHTFPIFAGFKGGKAVATSAGVVFGFAPVFCLYLAIVFFGTLYLGSMISLSSVTASIAAVIGVLIFPLFGFILNSYDPLFILIILALASLIIIRHKDNITRIKNKAENLVPWGLNLTHQNPNK; this is encoded by the coding sequence ATGATGACATTTGTATTATTAATTCTAGCTTATTTGCTAGGTTCGATTCCGTCTGGTCTTTGGATTGGACAAGTTTTCTTTCAAACAAATCTGCGTGAACACGGTTCTGGAAATACTGGAACGACCAATACTTTCCGTATTTTAGGTAAGAAGGCAGGTATGGCAACCTTTGTAATTGACTTCTTTAAAGGGACCTTGGCCACCCTACTTCCTATTCTTTTCCACCAACAAGGTGTATCACCTCTCGTCTTTGGACTTTTGGCCGTAATTGGACACACCTTTCCTATCTTTGCAGGGTTTAAAGGGGGCAAGGCTGTCGCAACAAGCGCTGGAGTTGTTTTCGGATTTGCGCCTGTCTTCTGTCTCTACCTGGCAATCGTATTCTTTGGAACCCTCTATCTAGGCAGTATGATTTCCCTGTCTAGCGTTACTGCTTCTATCGCAGCCGTTATCGGAGTTCTGATTTTTCCACTATTTGGTTTTATCCTAAACAGCTATGACCCTCTCTTCATTTTGATTATCCTAGCACTTGCTAGCTTGATTATTATTCGTCACAAGGATAATATCACACGTATCAAAAATAAAGCTGAAAATCTTGTCCCTTGGGGATTGAACCTAACCCATCAAAATCCTAACAAATAA
- a CDS encoding aminoglycoside 6-adenylyltransferase, protein MKNNSIKDMCRQHRSEAQMLRLISQTAKTLQVEAVAMSGSRTDTKAPKDEFQDYDVVYLVDNLENLISDLSWLDQFGKRMIEQHNVLDHRHLYLMLFEDGNRIDLTLCPKDHIQEWVDSEAGFTVLEDKKGLFEPYFPSPQRYWTSPASAIEFDKACNEFWWVSAYVVKGICRKQAIYATNHLYGICQQELLKVFAWQVASDRGEVDIGKNYKYLFQYLPTEKEKEFSALLDFSSVEKLTQSLFATMQLFHREAQILARKIGFAYDKEVAEKMIKYAEEKLPNR, encoded by the coding sequence ATGAAAAATAATTCTATAAAAGATATGTGCAGACAACATAGAAGTGAAGCGCAAATGCTGAGGTTGATTTCACAGACTGCTAAAACTTTACAAGTCGAGGCTGTCGCCATGTCTGGTTCACGAACGGATACAAAAGCACCAAAAGATGAATTTCAAGACTATGATGTTGTTTATCTTGTTGATAATCTTGAAAACCTAATTTCAGACTTGTCTTGGCTGGATCAGTTTGGCAAGCGCATGATTGAGCAGCATAACGTACTTGACCATCGCCACCTCTATCTCATGCTCTTTGAAGATGGCAATCGGATTGATTTGACCCTCTGCCCCAAAGACCATATTCAAGAGTGGGTAGATAGTGAAGCAGGGTTCACCGTTTTAGAAGATAAGAAGGGTTTATTTGAACCCTACTTTCCAAGTCCTCAACGTTACTGGACAAGCCCAGCTAGTGCAATAGAGTTTGACAAAGCCTGCAATGAATTTTGGTGGGTGTCAGCCTATGTGGTTAAAGGGATTTGTCGCAAGCAAGCCATCTATGCCACGAATCATCTCTACGGGATTTGTCAGCAAGAGTTGTTAAAAGTCTTTGCTTGGCAGGTCGCAAGTGATAGGGGAGAGGTCGATATCGGCAAGAACTACAAGTATCTTTTCCAGTATTTACCTACAGAGAAAGAGAAGGAATTCTCAGCTCTACTTGATTTTTCAAGTGTAGAGAAACTTACTCAGTCATTGTTTGCTACGATGCAACTTTTCCACAGAGAAGCTCAAATCCTTGCTCGAAAGATAGGCTTTGCCTACGATAAGGAAGTGGCGGAGAAGATGATTAAGTATGCTGAGGAGAAACTTCCTAATCGCTAA
- the parC gene encoding DNA topoisomerase IV subunit A: MSNIQNMSLEDIMGERFGRYSKYIIQDRALPDIRDGLKPVQRRILYSMNKDGNTFDKSYRKSAKSVGNIMGNFHPHGDSSIYDAMVRMSQDWKNREILVEMHGNNGSMDGDPPAAMRYTEARLSEIAGYLLQDIEKKTVPFAWNFDDTEKEPTVLPAAFPNLLVNGSTGISAGYATDIPPHNLAEVIDATVYMIDHPTAKVDKLMEFLPGPDFPTGAIIQGRDEIKKAYETGKGRVVVRSKTEIEKLKGGKEQIVITEIPYEINKANLVKKIDDVRVNNKVAGIAEVRDESDRDGLRIAIELKKDANTELVLNYLFKYTDLQINYNFNMVAIDNFTPRQVGIVPILSSYIAHRREVILARSRFDKEKAEKRLHIVEGLIRVISILDEVIALIRASENKADAKENLKVSYDFTEEQAEAIVTLQLYRLTNTDVVVLQEEEAELREKIAMLAAIIGDERTMYNLMKKELREVKKKFATPRLSTLEDTAKVIEIDTASLIAEEDTYVSVTKAGYIKRTSPRSFAASTLEEIGKRDDDRLIFVQTAKTTQHLLMFTTLGNVIYRPIHELADIRWKDIGEHLSQTITNFETNEEILYAEVVDQFDDATTYFAATRLGQIKRVERKEFSPWRTYKSKSVKYAKLKDETDQIVAVAPIRLDDVLLISQNGYALRFNIEEVPVVGAKAAGVKAMNLKADDALQAAFICNTSSFYLLTQRGSLKRVSIEEIPATSRAKRGLQVLRELKNKPHRVFLAGAVAEQGFVGDLFSTEVEENDQTLLVQSNKGTIYESRLQDLNLSERTSNGSFISDTISDEEVFDAYLKEVFKEDKTNS; the protein is encoded by the coding sequence ATGTCTAACATTCAAAACATGTCCCTGGAGGACATCATGGGAGAGCGCTTTGGTCGCTACTCCAAATACATCATTCAAGACCGGGCTTTGCCAGATATTCGTGATGGCTTGAAGCCGGTTCAACGTCGTATTCTTTATTCTATGAATAAAGATGGCAATACTTTTGATAAGAGCTACCGTAAGTCAGCCAAGTCTGTCGGTAACATCATGGGGAATTTCCACCCACACGGAGATTCTTCTATCTATGATGCCATGGTCCGTATGTCTCAGGACTGGAAAAACCGTGAGATTCTAGTTGAAATGCATGGTAACAACGGTTCTATGGACGGGGATCCGCCTGCTGCTATGCGTTATACCGAGGCCCGTTTGTCTGAGATTGCTGGTTATCTTCTTCAAGATATCGAAAAGAAGACAGTTCCCTTTGCTTGGAACTTTGACGATACCGAGAAAGAACCGACGGTTTTGCCAGCAGCCTTTCCAAACCTCTTGGTTAATGGTTCGACTGGAATTTCGGCTGGTTATGCCACAGACATTCCTCCCCATAATTTGGCTGAGGTTATCGATGCGACAGTCTACATGATTGACCATCCGACAGCCAAGGTGGACAAACTCATGGAATTCTTGCCTGGGCCAGACTTCCCTACAGGGGCTATCATTCAAGGGCGTGATGAAATCAAGAAAGCCTATGAAACTGGGAAAGGGCGCGTGGTTGTTCGTTCTAAGACGGAGATTGAAAAGCTAAAAGGCGGTAAGGAGCAAATCGTTATCACTGAGATTCCTTATGAAATCAATAAGGCTAATCTCGTCAAGAAAATCGATGATGTTCGTGTCAATAACAAAGTAGCGGGGATTGCTGAGGTTCGTGATGAGTCTGACCGTGACGGTCTTCGCATTGCTATCGAACTCAAGAAAGACGCTAATACCGAGCTTGTTCTCAACTATCTTTTCAAATACACCGACTTACAAATCAACTACAACTTTAACATGGTAGCGATTGATAATTTCACTCCTCGTCAAGTTGGAATTGTCCCAATCCTGTCTAGCTACATCGCCCACCGTCGTGAAGTGATTTTGGCACGTTCCCGCTTTGATAAGGAAAAGGCTGAGAAACGTCTGCATATCGTTGAAGGTTTGATTCGCGTGATTTCGATTTTGGACGAAGTCATTGCCCTTATCCGTGCTTCTGAGAATAAGGCTGACGCCAAGGAAAACCTCAAGGTCAGCTATGATTTTACAGAAGAGCAGGCTGAAGCTATCGTGACCTTACAACTTTACCGTTTGACCAATACAGACGTGGTTGTCTTGCAGGAAGAAGAAGCAGAACTTCGTGAGAAGATTGCAATGCTCGCGGCGATCATCGGTGACGAACGGACTATGTACAATCTCATGAAGAAAGAACTCCGTGAGGTTAAAAAGAAATTTGCGACTCCACGTTTGAGTACTTTGGAAGATACAGCAAAAGTAATCGAGATTGACACAGCTAGTTTGATTGCCGAGGAAGATACCTATGTCAGCGTGACTAAGGCAGGCTATATCAAGCGTACTAGCCCACGTTCTTTTGCGGCATCCACTCTGGAAGAAATTGGCAAGCGTGATGATGATCGTTTGATCTTTGTGCAAACTGCCAAGACAACCCAGCACCTCTTGATGTTCACAACTCTTGGGAATGTCATCTATCGACCAATCCATGAATTGGCAGACATTCGCTGGAAGGACATCGGAGAGCACTTGAGCCAAACGATTACAAACTTTGAAACTAACGAAGAAATCCTCTATGCAGAAGTAGTGGATCAGTTTGATGATGCGACAACCTACTTTGCAGCAACTCGACTTGGTCAAATCAAGCGCGTAGAACGCAAAGAATTCTCTCCATGGCGGACCTACAAGTCGAAGTCTGTCAAGTATGCTAAGCTCAAAGACGAGACAGACCAAATTGTAGCAGTGGCTCCGATTAGACTTGATGATGTACTCTTGATTAGTCAAAATGGTTATGCCCTTCGTTTCAATATCGAAGAGGTTCCCGTTGTCGGTGCCAAGGCTGCAGGTGTCAAGGCTATGAACCTGAAAGCAGATGATGCGCTTCAGGCAGCCTTTATCTGTAACACCTCATCCTTCTACCTCTTGACCCAACGTGGAAGCTTGAAACGCGTTTCCATTGAGGAAATTCCAGCGACCAGCCGTGCCAAACGAGGCCTACAAGTTTTGCGTGAGTTGAAAAACAAACCGCACCGTGTCTTCTTGGCTGGAGCAGTTGCAGAGCAAGGTTTCGTTGGTGATCTTTTTAGTACAGAAGTAGAAGAAAACGACCAAACGTTACTTGTCCAATCGAACAAGGGAACAATCTATGAAAGCCGATTGCAAGACCTCAACTTGTCAGAACGTACTAGCAATGGAAGCTTTATTTCAGACACGATTTCAGATGAGGAAGTTTTCGATGCTTACCTCAAAGAAGTCTTTAAAGAGGACAAAACAAATTCGTAA
- a CDS encoding ABC transporter permease translates to MSKKLQQISVPLISVFLGILLGAIVMWIFGYDAIWGYEELFYTAFGSLRGIGEIFRAMGPLVLIGLGFAVASRAGFFNVGLPGQALAGWILSGWFALSNPDMPRLVLIPLTVIIALISGGIVGAIPGILRAYLGTSEVIVTIMMNYIVLYVGNAFIHAFPKDIMQSTDSTIRVSANATYQTPWLSELTGNSRMNIGIFFAIIAVGVIWFLLKKTTLGFEIRAVGLNPHASEYAGISAKRTIILSMIISGALAGLGGAVEGLGTFQNVYVQGSSLAIGFNGMAVSLLAGNSPIGILFAAFLFGVLQVGAPGMNAAQVPSELVSIVTASIIFFVSVHYIIERFVKPKKQVKGGK, encoded by the coding sequence ATGTCTAAAAAATTACAACAAATTTCGGTTCCCTTGATTTCCGTATTCTTAGGAATCTTGCTCGGAGCCATTGTCATGTGGATCTTCGGATATGATGCTATCTGGGGTTATGAGGAGTTGTTCTATACAGCTTTTGGTAGCCTCCGTGGGATTGGAGAAATTTTCCGTGCCATGGGTCCTCTTGTCTTGATAGGTCTTGGTTTCGCAGTTGCCAGTCGAGCAGGTTTCTTTAACGTTGGACTTCCTGGTCAAGCACTTGCAGGCTGGATTCTCAGTGGTTGGTTTGCCTTGTCAAATCCAGATATGCCTCGTCTCGTTTTGATTCCATTAACAGTGATTATTGCTTTGATCTCAGGTGGAATTGTTGGTGCGATTCCAGGTATCCTCAGAGCCTATCTCGGTACGTCAGAGGTTATCGTGACCATCATGATGAACTACATTGTATTGTATGTGGGAAATGCCTTTATTCATGCCTTTCCTAAAGATATTATGCAAAGTACAGATTCAACGATTCGTGTTAGTGCCAATGCTACATACCAGACACCATGGTTATCAGAGTTGACTGGAAATTCCCGTATGAATATCGGAATCTTCTTTGCAATCATTGCTGTTGGCGTGATTTGGTTCTTGCTCAAGAAAACGACTCTCGGTTTTGAAATTCGTGCAGTTGGTCTTAATCCCCACGCTTCAGAGTACGCTGGTATTTCAGCAAAACGTACAATCATCCTATCAATGATTATCTCTGGTGCCTTGGCTGGTCTTGGTGGAGCTGTCGAAGGTCTTGGAACTTTCCAAAACGTTTACGTTCAGGGATCATCATTGGCTATCGGATTTAACGGGATGGCAGTTAGTTTGCTTGCTGGAAATTCACCAATTGGAATTCTCTTTGCAGCCTTCTTATTTGGAGTTTTGCAAGTAGGAGCACCGGGTATGAATGCAGCACAAGTTCCGTCTGAGCTTGTCAGCATTGTAACAGCGTCTATTATCTTCTTTGTCAGCGTTCACTACATTATCGAACGCTTTGTCAAACCTAAAAAACAAGTTAAAGGAGGTAAGTAA
- a CDS encoding ABC transporter ATP-binding protein, with protein MAHENVIEMRDITKVFGEFVANDKINLQLRKGEIHALLGENGAGKSTLMNMLAGLLEPTSGEIVVNGQVVKLDSPSKAAGLGIGMVHQHFMLVEAFTVAENIILGSEITKNGVLDIAGATKEIKALSERYGLAVDPAAKVADISVGAQQRVEILKTLYRGADILIFDEPTAVLTPSEIDELMAIMKNLVKEGKSIILITHKLDEIRAVSNRVTVIRRGKSIQTVEIAGATNADLAEMMVGRSVSFKTEKQAPQPKEVVLSIKDLVVNENRGVPAVKNLSLDVRAGEIVGIAGIDGNGQSELIQAITGLRKVESGSVELKGKSIVGMHPRQITELSVGHVPEDRHRDGLILEMMISENIALQTYYKEPLSKNGILNYANITSHAKKLMEEFDVRAASEFVPAAALSGGNQQKAIIAREIDRDPDLLIVSQPTRGLDVGAIEYIHKRLIEERDNGKAVLVVSFELDEILNVSDRIAVIHDGKIQGIVSPETTNKQELGVLMAGGNLGKEKSDV; from the coding sequence ATGGCACACGAAAATGTCATTGAGATGCGGGATATTACCAAGGTGTTTGGTGAATTTGTAGCAAACGACAAAATCAACTTGCAACTGCGAAAAGGTGAAATTCATGCACTTTTAGGAGAAAATGGAGCGGGTAAATCCACTCTGATGAATATGCTGGCAGGACTTCTTGAACCAACAAGTGGTGAAATTGTGGTGAATGGTCAGGTTGTAAAACTAGACTCACCATCTAAAGCCGCTGGTCTTGGAATTGGGATGGTTCACCAACATTTTATGTTGGTTGAAGCTTTTACAGTAGCTGAGAATATCATTTTAGGGAGTGAAATCACTAAAAATGGTGTTCTAGATATAGCTGGTGCTACTAAAGAAATCAAGGCTCTTTCTGAACGTTATGGTTTGGCAGTGGATCCTGCTGCTAAGGTGGCGGATATTTCCGTTGGAGCCCAACAACGTGTAGAAATCTTGAAAACACTCTATCGTGGTGCTGATATCCTTATCTTTGACGAACCTACAGCCGTATTGACTCCTTCAGAGATTGATGAGTTGATGGCAATCATGAAAAACCTTGTCAAAGAAGGGAAGTCTATCATTTTGATTACCCATAAACTGGATGAGATTCGTGCGGTATCCAATCGAGTCACGGTTATCCGTCGTGGGAAATCAATCCAGACAGTTGAAATCGCAGGGGCAACAAATGCGGACTTGGCAGAAATGATGGTTGGACGCTCAGTCTCCTTTAAAACGGAAAAACAAGCACCACAACCCAAAGAAGTGGTCTTGTCTATCAAAGACTTGGTTGTCAATGAAAACCGCGGTGTACCAGCTGTGAAGAATCTTTCTTTGGATGTTCGTGCTGGTGAAATTGTCGGTATTGCAGGTATTGATGGCAATGGTCAGTCTGAACTCATTCAAGCCATTACTGGTCTTCGTAAGGTTGAGTCAGGTAGCGTTGAATTAAAAGGCAAATCAATCGTAGGGATGCATCCTCGACAAATTACAGAACTCAGTGTGGGGCATGTTCCTGAAGACCGTCACCGTGATGGCTTGATTTTGGAGATGATGATTTCAGAAAATATCGCTCTTCAAACCTACTACAAAGAACCACTCAGCAAGAATGGTATCTTGAACTATGCCAATATCACTTCGCATGCTAAGAAATTGATGGAAGAATTTGATGTCCGTGCTGCCAGTGAATTTGTTCCTGCAGCAGCTCTTTCAGGAGGAAATCAACAAAAAGCGATTATCGCTCGTGAGATTGATCGTGATCCTGATCTCCTTATCGTCAGCCAGCCAACTCGTGGTTTGGATGTCGGTGCCATTGAATATATCCACAAACGTTTGATTGAAGAGCGTGATAACGGGAAGGCTGTCCTTGTTGTCAGCTTTGAATTGGATGAGATTTTAAATGTCTCAGACCGAATTGCTGTTATTCACGATGGAAAGATTCAAGGTATTGTATCGCCAGAAACAACTAACAAACAAGAACTTGGTGTCTTGATGGCAGGTGGAAACTTGGGAAAGGAGAAGAGTGATGTCTAA